From the Hordeum vulgare subsp. vulgare chromosome 1H, MorexV3_pseudomolecules_assembly, whole genome shotgun sequence genome, the window TCTTCACTTCGGTCATAACCCAATTGATGAAAATAAGAAACTCTGCTAGTTGCATATCTTTTAAGGCAAGAAAATAATTAATAATTACACCTCTCTGTAGTCAGTATTTTCATTCAATTGGGTTTCTGCACCAGTGTCTACTCATTCACAATATACATACAAATTTAGATAGCAGAACATTGTAGATCAGTAGGAAATTTTCATGGTAAAATTCATGTCAACAAAAAGAACATGCATAGAGCCATCGTGAGATTTGGGGCCACAAAAGTAGTAAGGAAAAGGAAGAAACAAACGAACATAAGGACATTTTTGCTCGGTAGTACTCGCTGATCCGTGCTGAAGAGAAAGACACGAGACTGGACAGAGAAGCGCTGCTCTATGTTGTGAACACACCCATCAGTTCATAAAGGGCACCATCCTCGAGCAAAATCAACTGAAAAAATTGACGTCAAAAAGAGAGGAGTATATCTTCTAAACTCAAATTATAGCTACAACAAAACAATGCTCGGCCTTCTCAAGCAAGGGCAAAATTCAGAGATGTACGTACTGAGGAGGTGTTCAAGTTGAGCAGACGCGAGGTACTGGATGTCAAGGGgtacagtcaaggggtacaaggatGTACATCATCGGCGGCGCTGGGGATTTGGCCGTTGCTGATGAAAGTATGACGTCTCTGCTCTCAAACACCACCAGATGGTGGTAAAACTTCAGTAGTAGAGAGGACACCCAACCGAGAACATCTAAAAAAACACAAATCGTTAATTCACTCTAGTTTATTTTTGATAGGAAAAATAAGCAATAGTGTTGTAAAATAAAAGGAATTGTCAGATTCAGTAGCTTCATATGAGAAACCGAATGGACAGACAAACGACGGTACTCAATAATCAAGTGGGTAAGATACACACACagattaaatattattttacTAAAAGAATATTTTGCTTTTGAAACTACTCCTGTTGGGTCAAATGGTGACATATGTTTGAATCTGGGGGATTAAATAGATCTTTGGCATGCTGCCCTTAACAAGGATTATTTTGTGTATTTCTATCTAACTACTCTTGAGAGTCAAAAAACAGGAAGAAAGATAACACGTTGACCAGGAGGATGCAAGCTAAGCCAGTAGAGCACTGAACCTAgagtccatgaatatcatggtgcaTTGCATTTGGAAACTACAATAATTAAGATGACAGATATAACATAATTTATTTCTTGTTGGCAGAAAATAATGCAGATGCCATAGTAACCAGAAATTCGACACGTAATTTGCTAAAAATATATTCATATAGAACCTCGGATCCAAATGCAAGGGTGTAAAATCACTAAAATTCAAATGGAGTTCACATAATATAAACCCGATTTAAACAAATCTTAGAAAGCACACCCAATTCATATCAAATTCCAGTTTTGATCTATTTGCCTGGGTACAGGGGTTATTCTGAATGTTTTCCTAGTGgtcgtttctgttttcgaaaaagGGCGTCTCCTCAATGCGTCAAGTGTTTTCCAAAACGATGGTAACCAGCAATATTAATGTTTCTGGTTACCAGCATCTTAGTGTTGCTTTTATAATGTGAAGTTATCAATCTCAATATATGTAGTATGGAGTTCTACAACCGGAAATATACATGTTATTATGTATTTGATTCGCGCATAAATATTCAGAGATAGTTCAGTGCATCATCCAAGAATCTCTTGTTGGCAGAAAATAATTGAGTTTTAACTTTATTCTTGTTTAGTTTGGTGCCCGTCATGCCACTTTAGGCTCTTAGGTGAAGCTGAACAAAAAAATACTTGATTAGCATGTTTCTTTTAActttattcttgtttttctttgcCTTTTCCTATACATAACAGTTTTCTGTAAATCTCAAAGCAAATGAAGGGAGAATCCTACACACGTTGAGTCCAAGGAAAAAACATGCCTCTTAATGAACAGAGTAGAGGGAAGTGGACAACCAAATGAATTACCTTTAGTCGGACTCGTGGGCGATCCGTTCTTGAGCTTAGGAACGCTCTTCGATCGCTTGAGCTTCCAATCCATGCTGACCTGTATTCAACTTCTGGGAGAAGAATTTGAACTCAGGGTTCCTGTGTACCCCCTTATGAACAAACAGGTGGCCGAAGCTGACGAAATACCTGCGGTGGCGGTGGTCGCCTCGCCTCCTTGAACGCAGGTGGGCGGCGGCGGTCGCCTACGTGGCAGCGGCGCAGGGCGGCGCAGGTGGGAGGCGACGCTGGGCCCTACGGTGGCGGTGGTCGCCTCGCCTCCGTGAACGGCATGACAAGGTGGGGCAGCGGCGACTGTTGCCCCCTTAGCTACGACGCAGCTGGCAGCGAGGTTGGGCGGCGCAAGTGGTGCCGACGGCCGGCGAACATCGGATCGACCGTCGCCGGCGTCGGGCggggcaggaggtggcggcgcgctgGAGGTTGAGATTGGATCGGGAGGTGTGTGCGACTGCTTTTTTTTTCGCATGTACCGCTTCGTTGACTTGTTTTGGTTAAGGACTGCGTGTTGAATAGCAAAAACATgaggggcttttttgtaaaagcgccatgacggacgacagaagccgtttctgctttattattaggaagagaATAAAAAATAGATTGTGCATCATTATGATGCAGTGGTCATGGACGCTTCTTTTAGAGCGGCAATGTAAGAAACATTTTTGTTTTAGAGACGTCGAAGCAAATGACATGTACTTGTACATTTAGGGGTTAGAAATGCAAACGACCGTTCTGAGGGACCGTGAGAATAGGAAAAACAGTAAACCAGAGATGTCATCAGAATGGTCGACGGTGTCTTCACCGGACTTATACTTGGGCATATGTCGGGCCGGGCCGAGCTTCGGACTGGGCCAAAAAAGCTCAATGCTGAAAAATCCAGAACCAAGCCTAAAAAAGCCCGATTTGGCCCAATCCAGCCCGGCTATGGCTAATCACGTTTTTACTGGCCCAGCCCGACCGTCAGGTTCATTTTTCAGGCCTGACCCCGGCCCAACCCGGGTTTTTTCGGGCCCGGCTGCCATGGCCAGGTCTACACCGGACACAGCTGCAGCATTCGTTCTACGGAGCGCGTGGCATGCAGTGAGCAGCCCGGGTTCGCAGGGGCAGCGTTGGGTGAAGAGCGGCAGTGATGCGGCTCGTCAGGTCGCGAGGGTGGCTGCGGCCGCCGCATGGACCAGCTCGCCTCGCCGGGGTGAAGAGCGGCAACAACATCGCGTGGACGAATTGACGACGGGCATCATCATGCGATTGTGGGTACCAGCTGGGTCGCGCGTCGGGTCGGGACCCGTCGTCGACGAGGCCACGAGGCGGCGTGCCGGGCTCGTGGAAGTCGCGCGTGGTTTTGCCGGAGTCTAGCTGGGATCACACGGGATGCACGGTGGACACACATGGTTCATTCTCGTAGCACTGGGATCAGTCCAACTTGAGCCGGGACGGGAGACGTAGACATCGTGGCCGGAGTCCAGATGGCCACACCGAGGACAAATTCACGGTTTTAATCTTTTTGTTAACTTTAATTCAATCTGATTTCGTTtgtaaaaaaattgaatttgacCTTTTTGTTATTGTCATCGGCTGTGAGATAGGCATACACCTTCTATCACCACAGACAGTGACGGTAGGGGTCGAGTTAATGCGGATGGTTCCTTCGGGTCAACGGAGTCAAATGACCTTACGATAATGTTTGTTGCAATCTTTCATCACAACAACGGCTCTGTTCCAGAATCTTGACCCTGAAGACACGACAGTACATCGATGCTATGCTTATGCAACATAATCCCAGTTGTAAAAAAAAACTATAATGAGACTTTAATtgcaaaaaaaatctgcaacacgacctccattgcaaaaaaaaaatctacaacaaGATCGTAGATGTAGAAAAATTGCAACAAGACCAAAGTTGCAAAAATAGAGAAACTGCTCTATCGCTCGATGCGCCAAACCTGACAGCTCGCGAGCCAAATGTACACAAACAATGCAAAAGATTTCCTACTTATTATGTATACCATGCCGGTCTAAACTAAACTTCGTCCTCGCAGATGTCCACAACGTCCGTGTTGGGTGCCGGGTAGTTGGGCGCGTCGAAGGGCTCCGGCTCCTCCTCATCCATATACACGAGCATCTAGTCGACGTCCGCTGGTCCTCTGCCTCCGCCTCCTACAAACGACAACGTTTGGTCTCCGTCGTCAATTTTGGCCTGAGGGAATCTAGGATCGCGTGTTGCTTCGACTACAGATCCATGGCCCCAGCATCCCCACGTCATATTCGTACTCCTCCACGGATCCACGGCATCGAGAGGTAGCCCTATGACGATTTGGGCTTCGCGCCTTATCAGGATCTGCTCAAGGGAGCTGCACTCGGCGCTCCGGTGTTAAATACGTTATTCGACGGCTGGGGGCATGGCAACTAGTAGAAAGTGGTGGATGACAAGAGCAAAGTGGTTGACGACCAGCAAAAAATGCCGGCGGATGGAAGGAGAAGAATGTGGATGGGTAGTGTTTCACTGTCAGCTATCGGCTTAAATAGCTAGGCTAAAACACCATGTTGTCGGCCAAAGCGGCCACACGACGACGGAGGAGACACCAGTCCGAATGTTGTGTTTCCGTGCGATTTCGTGTGGGACCCGGTCATTAGTACGTCGTAGCGGACACGACCGGTCGCGTCTGGGCCTCCTGATATTTGCCTCATGTTTGGCTGGATATGACGGGTGCCGGTTAGCCTGGGCATTTGATGTCTGTTTCAAGCGCTCATGTGGGTCCGGTTTTTCTGACCGGTCACTGACCGAGCCATTCGCTTGGGCGTACGAGGCATGTTCGGGTCGTCCGGGTGTTGATGCTCTAGGGGCATCTCCAACAGCGACCCTCAAACCGCGTGCATACGTTCGAACTGCATGGTCCAGACGAGTTTTGCCATCCAACACAGTCATGTATCGGTCTGCTAGACGGTTAGGACGCACTTTCTCCCGTAAAGTGGAGATAAAGTGGGAGGGGGTTTACGGGAGTCCAGACAGGAGCCATGTTGGACTCCGACACCCCTGGCCTACTAAATCCGCCCTTTCGGATCCATTTTCTTCCACTCTGCCACTTCTCACCCTTACTTTGTATCCGCACCCTCCACCTTCGTCGTCGCACATGCATTGTCACACATTCGCAATCAGCATCGACATGCACGCTCGTCTTTTACGACGATGGTGTGCACCTTGGAGCGTTTGCACCCAAGTATACTCTGTCACCCTATCGACGACCTCCATGGCGGTCATCACACCCGGCAGGTCTTTGATCAAATGCCATTGACCTTAATTTTGAATGTCCTGTCGTTTTTACAAAGTAAGAAAGATGGCGGGATACTCGACTACATGGAGGATAAGTTATTGTGCGATGCGTGCTTGGCCGTATCCTTGGATTTCTTAGGGAGAAACTGAGGGGGCCTTCTGGCAGCAGGTGCATGAATCGTGAAAAACGCACGAAAGCACGTTGCGCCTTACGACATGCACATCGTCCATGATCACAATGTGAGGTCATTATCATATCGGTGCTACTCATCCATACCATCGTCACCAAGTTTTTTCATGTCGTTGCTCAGCTGGAGGGAAGGTGTCCATTACACGCGGACGAAAAGAAGATCGTAAGTTTTGCTTCTTTTTCCTCAACTTGTTGATTGAATCATTCACTCATTCAATGTTGTTCTACATATTGTGTAGCTCGTACGCATTGTCGTGATGTACCCCATAAAATAGGGGCAGCTATTTAGAGAATCTATAGTCGGACCCCAAATACCCCCCTCAAACGCGCGAAACGCCCTCCTCGTTAGTATCCGGTCAAAAAAGTTGGCCCAGCCGGACCCTTACTTCCTTCCTAAACGTCCGGACTAACCGGCACCCCTTATATTCATCTCAAATGCGAGGACGATATGAGGGTTCGCGGACGCGCCCGGGCACGCCCGGTCAGTCCGCTACGTAGGACGCGAACCCACCCGGACCATCTTTTCTCTTTCCTTAttcattattttctttctctctcttcttttccaCCAATAACGTGCAAGTGATCAGACATATGCGGATAAAAATGAGCAGTGTGGCTGCACGGACAAAGGGGCTCAAAACCAACACGCCCGGTCACTGTCCAGGCGCGTACGTGAACGTTTAGGGGTCATATTTgttaaatgtcggtgaatactcacaatatatgccatgggtaggctaaagatggtaggaaccgaagtgacaccggagggcgctggggacgaggttggtacaagcatggaacgcacgatgtacccaggttcggggctcttcgtagagataatacccctagtcctgccggagtgtatgaagtgtatggatgggattacaagttgctcctggagctgtatcagggaagaggaaggaggagcagACGGCTCGACTCTGCCtcttctatgtggttggtgtgtaggatatgttgaccgaccctctgcatagagggaggccggggggttttataggcgaacccTACCAgcatacaatatggataaagggtacaagagtgggacccggatggcagcctcgccggctggccgggggggggggcacgggggtcttgtcttgtcgcttgaggggcccgccggctgcgaggtctcgtctggctgtgggacccgtcggctagccaatgaggctctcgcgtaaggttgacgcaggacacgtatggtacgtccggcgtcgtccagcgagattcgtcatgggcagacagtacggccgcctccactgttcccacaccgagtgcagtaatggagtgggagtttgacaagCGACattgtgcagggtgatggatcagagccggggaggtcagcggcgtggccggcgCTGGTATCTGccgtgcactccgatccagtacctttgctgacgcgtagccacctttaatcgtagggtcttgtcatgacctacgatatgatgtgacttgtgatccccagCCGGCTAACCAGTCTCGCTGTAGAtaaggttatccccccgacaatctCGTTGTAGATGCTCCTACTATTACGTACACATACTGTTGAATGAAGCTGAAGGGATAGTATTTGTGGGATGACCTAATCCATTGTTGAAAAATTTATAGGATATCGTATTTAAGACAATGTTATACTAGACTTATTTACATGCTATGTATAGATTATTTGTGTTATTTTTATCTAATTTTTAATAAATATCAGCCGCTTTGCATACATTTAATTCGTTATGTATAAATCCGACTTGAAATGCATGCAGGCAACGTTCCGGCGTGGATGTGAGCAAATTTGCGGGAGATGACCTACCTGCGAGTCTAGCTGGGTGTGCTATCGCAGCGTGTATGCTTGCGGCTTCAGAAATGGGCCCCTTTATCAAATTGGGACAGATTTGAAGCAAGCAGGACAGTTTTTACGGACGTGAAGATTCGTCCATGagagttttgttgttttgtttaGAGTATATATGGCCGGACCCTTAAACCCGTTTCAAATGTTCGGGCAGGTCGTTTAATCATTGACCGGTCATAAAAAATTGATCCAGTCGCCTTTTTTATATCGATTTCAAACGTTCGGACTAACCGGCAACCCGTTGTTCTGGTTTGGCACTACGAAACCCAGTATTTACtgtcatgtcatcggcatcgccaGCTGATACGacgcttgtttttgtttttcctcgGCTTGTCGTTTTCGTCTCGAACTTCGAAGGTTCCACGATCATCCGTGTTGTGAGTGGACCGAGCTAGCTAGTTGTCTTTGCCCGCGCAAAAGCGGGTCACGAGGGAAGTATGGCCGAACATTGTCCTCGGCCTGTCCTGTCCGAGCCGACGAGCCAACCACTCGTCTCAGATGTTTTGCGTGAAAGAGGTTATTGATTAGGTGTCAGGGCAATCCGCAAATTGGTTTTTCTTCGTAAAGAACCGGTTCTAGAACTCTCTGGCTTACTCGCCCGTCTTTTGGACGACATTGCTTAGGTCGGAGGAATCCGGGGGTCGGACGTAGGTCCCTTGGAAATTGGACAGGAAGActtcttcgagctcttcccagCTTCCGATCGAGTCCTCGCGCAGGCTGTTTAACGAGTGTTGTGTTGGCCCTTTCAACTTGAGGGGCAAGTATTTGATGGCGTGATGATCACCCCGAACTCCCTCACTGGGCAGAGCAACAGGTGTTGGGGGATCAGGGCAGCGGCACTGGGACACCTCCCGACGGCGACGACCCGTGCGGGCTGGTCGAGCGGGGCGGCGTGAAGGGGAGGGGGGTGAAGGGCGGGGCAAGCAGGCGCAGGCAGGGCTGAGCGGGGACGGTATGAAGGAGGCGTCAGGCagggcggcggaggcggagggaAATTGTGGTGCGGATGGGCGGACAGTTGGCGAAGTGGACGTGTGTGTTAGTGTCAACGAAGATTCTTTTTTCGTTAACAATGATTTTAGACAAGTGATGATACGATTAGATGGCTGGGATTGCGAGTTGGTTCtgttttttcttcatttttagGGGTACTAGATGCATCGTTGTGTGGCTACGCTATTGGCTGCAGGGTTCGTTCTACGGAGCGTGAGACGTGCAGTGAGCAACCCGGGTTCGCACTTCGCAGGACAAGTTACGGGGGCTTGCCGTTCTTCATGTCACGAGGGTGGCCGCGACCGTCGCACGGAGCGGCTCGCCCGGTTGCGTGTGGGAACAACATTACGTGGAGCGGCGACCGGCGAAATCAAGCATCATCATGTGATTATGAGACCGACTGGGTTGCGCATCGGGACGGCGTCGACGAGGCCACGAGTGGGGATTTTTTTTGCCCTTTTGCCGTAAAAAGTTTTAGAATTGGCCTTAAtttaaaaaataaatcaaatctGATTTTTTCGATGACGTCAACATCCATGACATCTGGTTTGCATGTGAGACGTCAAGGTCCCTGACGTCTGGTACAGGCTGACCTGTTGAGTCTGTGACGTGGCTTGGTACCAGACGTCGGGGGCCCGGCCGTCTGGTCCTGAACCAGACGCGAAGGATCTAACGTCTGATATCAAAGCCAAGGATCCTAACGTCTGCATGACGTGTCACATATTATTAAAAAAAAATATGATTTGCTGGAACCAAACGCCAAGAATCCTGACGTTTGTATAACGTGACACATATTATAAAAAAAGATTTGTGTGATTTGCTGGAACCAAACGTCAAGGTTTCTTGCGTTTGATACCACAGATCAGGATTCTGGTGTCTGTTCCTTTACCGCGTCAGAGATTCAACAGATCAGGCATTATGCATGTGTGTAACATACAACAAAACCAGACTTCAACGATATTGACGTCATTAAAAAAGTTAGATTTGATTTTTATTTAGAATAAAATCAATTCCGGAATTTGTTATGATAAATGCTGAATACAAAAAATCTATCCACGAGGCGGCGTGCCGGGCCCGTGGAAATCGTGCGTGGTTTTGCCGGGGTCGACACACACACGGTGGACTTGGCGTTTAGTACTGCTTCACTTTCGTAGCGATGGGACCAACTTCAGCCGGGACGGGACGGGAGACGTACGTACGTGGCCGACGTCCTGATGGCCACACCGACGGGCGACGGCCGACGTCTCTGGACACCACAGGCAGGACCATCTCTGAGCCTCTGAGCCTGACGCTCTGGCCATACTAGGTTTCCGAAAATTTATTCTTGTCGGCAAGTATATCTGTACGCGTGCGTGGCGTTCGGGTGTAACTACCAGTCTGGGTCAGGGTGTGCTATCACAGTACGTAAGCTTGCAGCTTCTGAAATTGGTCATTTTATCAAATCGGGACAGAGTTCAAGCAACCACAACCAGCACAGTTTTCACGGACGTGAAGATTCGTCCACGATGAGAGCTCTGTTGCCACCATTGCTTTGTTTACAGTACAAGTTGCCTCTGCGATCTCTTGCAAGGACAGCATAAATAAGACTATATAAGAGGAGATTAAAAATGATGTGCTAATCAGCAGGCCCCTCGAGGAACTCGTGCCACTTCACCACACCAGACCAGCTACCCGACCAACCCTAACGGAACTGAGGACGACAGTGCAACGACGCAGGGCAGAGGAGCACCAAAGCCGCCACCAAAACTGTGCACTCGGTCGCCTTTTTCCAGCGAATCTTCGGCTGATTAAAAGAACAATGAATCATGGCGAATCTAGAGTTTTCTATACAACGATCGCGTCAGCAGCGCCGCCGACACGCACCGTGAACCGGCCGCCGCATGATGCGCTGCGAGGCTGGTCGACGTCGGGCGACTCGGCGTCCGTGAACCAGGGCCGCCGGAGCGCCTCCGCGGCGCTGAGCCTCCTGTCCGGCCTGCAGGCCAGCAGCCCGCTGAGCACGTCGAAGCCGGCGGCGGAGAGTGACGGGAACATCTCCCGGAGCCGGCTGGGCGGCCTGCTGCGCTGGCAGAGCGGCGAGCCGGCGCGCGGGAGGCGGCAGAATCCGGGCCAGTCCGTCATGTCGTCCGTGCCCACCGTGTCGAACACCCTGTTCAGCTGGTCCATCTCGGACCTCCCCGGCAGCAGCGGCGCGCCGGCGAGGAGCTCGGCCATGATGCAGCCGAGCGCCCACGTGTCCACCCGCGCGTCGTACTCCGTCGACCCCAGCAGGAGCTCCGGCGCGCGGTACCACAGCGTGACCACGGGCGACGTGTAGGGCTTAGTCGCGGCACGGCCGGCGGCGAAGCGCGACATGCCGAAGTCGCAGATCTTGAGGTCGCCGTGGGCGTCGACGAGGACGTTGTCCGGCTTGAGGTCGCGGTGCAGGACCCCGAGGTCGTGCATCGCCCTGGCGCCGTCCAGCAGCTGCCGCATGAGCCGGCGCGCGTCGGCCTCCGGGAACGGCCGCCCGCGCTCCCGCATGACCTGCGCCACGCTCGGCCCGACGTACTCCATGACCAGGAACGCGCCGCCTGCGCCGTCGCGGTGCGCGGCACGCAGCTCGACGACGGACGGGTGGCCGCGGCACGCCTCGAGGCACGCGGCCTCGCGGAGCAGGTCCTCTGAGAGCTGgctgccgtcgtcgtcgccgaagCCGCCGCCGCGGAGGCGCTTGACGGCGACGGTGGCGCCGGTGCGGCGGTCCCGGGCCTTGTAGACGACGCCCGAGGCGCCCTCGCCGATCTTCTCGAGCCTCTCGTAGTGCTCCATTGCCGACCGTGGCAGCCGGCGGCGCAGCTGGAGCGGGAGCGCGGGCACGCGCACGTAGTTGAATTGGGTTGGGTGTCTCGCGGCTTGTGCGCGCGGGTAGGTGGCTGGAAATTCGCGAAGGCGCAGTTTATAATGGCGAGTTGCTATCGGTTTGGCGGAGCGCGGAGTGGTACTAGTACGGGTCTACGCTGTCAGGTTAAGCAGCAGTAAGCGCGTTGACTGTTGTAGATATTCACGTGGTTTGTTAGAGTTAGGCAGGGAGTGTGCGGCGGAGCCAACCGACCGACGCTCGCCGCTAGGCTCGGACTGGCAGGTTTATAGTACGAGCGTGACTTCGGAGTAGTTGCGGTGCGAACCACCGGAGCAGGGAGGAAGACGTGGACTCTGTCTACCGCGTGCGGGATGACCAGTAGGCGACGACGGTGGTTCGGCGCAGCAGGTCGAAAGAGCGCGATTGGCGGCGACGGGCTGCCGGCTCTGCTCTCGATCGATTTTTTTTGCTTTTGGGTGCGGCTAGATTTAATAAAGTCTCAATCAAATGATAACATGTAAAAAAGTTTAAAATAATTATACCGATCCTTTCATAAGATCTCATTAACGTAACATCGACTGTCAACTGAGATTTTTAACAATCTTGTTGCTTTCCTTATTTAGTTGGTGTGAGCACATGGGTCATGCATAGTTTCCTTTTTGCGGACCAACACCATATGCTTTATTTAGTTTGGAACACGAATTGAAACACaccaatttgttttttttttctttcgcgAGTGAACACACCAACTTGTTaatcctcctctctctctttttatctgTTGATTTCAGTGCAATGGTGTTGCAGTCTCAATCTGAGCCCACGCGATGGTGCATGCGTCGCTTCGGGTATCTTGGGCGATGCTTCATGCATGGTGTGGCTTGCAGCGTTGTGGCTAGCCGGAGCCTCGTTGCAGTGATGttggtggtgctggtgctggtg encodes:
- the LOC123417325 gene encoding putative cyclin-dependent kinase F-2 translates to MEHYERLEKIGEGASGVVYKARDRRTGATVAVKRLRGGGFGDDDGSQLSEDLLREAACLEACRGHPSVVELRAAHRDGAGGAFLVMEYVGPSVAQVMRERGRPFPEADARRLMRQLLDGARAMHDLGVLHRDLKPDNVLVDAHGDLKICDFGMSRFAAGRAATKPYTSPVVTLWYRAPELLLGSTEYDARVDTWALGCIMAELLAGAPLLPGRSEMDQLNRVFDTVGTDDMTDWPGFCRLPRAGSPLCQRSRPPSRLREMFPSLSAAGFDVLSGLLACRPDRRLSAAEALRRPWFTDAESPDVDQPRSASCGGRFTVRVGGAADAIVV